A region from the Oncorhynchus tshawytscha isolate Ot180627B unplaced genomic scaffold, Otsh_v2.0 Un_contig_766_pilon_pilon, whole genome shotgun sequence genome encodes:
- the kazald3 gene encoding kazal-type serine peptidase inhibitor domain 3: protein MPWDIILCGIMLLLNMRTCESFPNKFDEDIDKRIDPLDYVIDPLYYDRLEDPFDRNVTACGECSPELCPVAQECRAGLILDSCGCCQECGNLEGQTCDIGDINVFYGLCGTDLQCKIDDLDVGDGEVAEPQCVCQSQDALCGSDDRTYMNNCQFKEAYFSNSSLKIKRKGPCKTVPIIKVPPQNLVNVTGSSMVFLCEVFAFPMAMIEWKKDGRDIILPGDDPHISVQSRGGPLKYELSSWLQIEKAGLADAGTYRCVARNELGSISAMAVLGVLGPEEMSVYLTENVTEMLEYDHSEREYDEDYY, encoded by the exons ATGCCATGGGACATAATACTTTGCGGAATTATGCTTTTGCTGAACATGAGAACTTGTGAAAGCTTCCCGAACAAGTTTGATGAGGACATTGACAAACGTATAGACCCATTAGATTACGTTATCGatccattatattatgataggCTTGAGGATCCGTTTGATAGAAATGTAACTGCTTGTGGTGAGTGCTCACCTGAATTGTGTCCCGTGGCACAAGAATGCAGGGCTGGGCTCATTTTGGACAGTTGTGGTTgctgccaagagtgtggaaatcTAGAGGGGCAGACGTGTGATATTGGCGACATTAATGTGTTTTACGGTCTCTGTGGGACGGATCTTCAATGCAAAATTGACGATTTGGATGTTGGAGATGGAGAAGTTGCGGAGCCGCAGTGCGTCTGTCAATCGCAAGATGCGCTCTGTGGTTCCGATGACAGAACGTACATGAACAATTGTCAGTTTAAAGAAGCGTACTTCTCAAATTCATCACTCAAGATAAAGCGCAAAGGTCCATGCAAAACAG TGCCGATCATCAAGGTCCCACCCCAGAACCTGGTGAATGTTACGGGTAGTAGCATGGTGTTCCTCTGTGAGGTCTTTGCCTTTCCAATGGCAATGATTGAATGGAAGAAGGATGGCAGAGACATTATTCTTCCAGGAGATGACCCACACATATCTGTCCAG TCTCGGGGTGGTCCCCTGAAGTATGAGCTCTCTAGCTGGCTGCAGATCGAGAAAGCTGGCCTGGCCGATGCTGGCACCTACCGCTGTGTCGCTCGGAACGAGCTCGGCAGTATCTCTGCAATGGCTGTGTTAGGAGTTCTAGGTCCAG AAGAGATGTCCGTCTACTTGACGGAGAATGTGACGGAAATGTTGGAGTATGACCACTCGGAGAGAGAGTATGATGAGGATTACTACTAG